A single region of the Lacipirellulaceae bacterium genome encodes:
- a CDS encoding serine/threonine-protein kinase, with product MATSSHSNPESAGSQSGSAARDEDAFWELVAERIDALAAAWDELSDVVVSSVKFSPPHLRSFTTGLSVDETRLLLIELVKTDLEFRWQRDFEPLEIEHYVRDYPELGLVEQLPLELLYEEFQAKIQAGQPVYEEEIRERFPDKADALLELLGGMAISGSPTCTYFADTRLAGQLPDTLKGNHSGSQAPKSIQQQLADLQPGDSIEDFQLVASLGSGAFARVFLARQVSMERLVALKISATSGREPQTLAQLDHPNIIRVFDQRECQSPPARLLYMEVAPGGTLHDLLKLLAQKRKSVGGINSAGQALLDSIDSRLATLGMSRPADSSRRERIENAPWVEVACLLGSEIAEGLAYAHKRGVLHRDIKPANVLLTAEATPKLADFNVSYNGGHAEEDPKDAFGGSLAYMSPEQLEACHPLLGGSPQLVRESADIFAFGVMMWEMLTGKRPFRDELAGSQGGQLARLQRMIEMRLNTDFQELSRVLPDDCPPPLRRTLERCLNPDKKERYRTAGQLAQALRVCLNPRAWKLLEPPTSAIGKFALGWPVMSMMLAGLIPNIFIAVFNYLYNRLRMSGDWPELYQRFDHVQLIINSVAFPLGIGIMVWAGLRVSRQLKEPPLREKAVHRVLLFGNFVAMVLLFLWSASGAAFPLAIAWGSPLKEGWGFHLHFFTSLAICGLGAIVYPYFIITALATRYGVPALVRNEIVEGPAQSDLERLKKLNRVYLALAGLVPLLALLLLALTGTQQSWALIVASGVGLVGLAAMFWLESQIGLDLEALETITVD from the coding sequence ATGGCGACTTCGTCACATTCTAACCCTGAATCGGCTGGTTCCCAGAGCGGTTCCGCAGCGCGGGACGAAGATGCCTTTTGGGAACTCGTTGCCGAAAGAATTGACGCTCTAGCCGCTGCGTGGGACGAACTCTCCGATGTCGTCGTCTCGTCGGTTAAGTTCTCGCCACCCCATCTTCGATCGTTCACTACAGGCTTAAGCGTAGATGAAACACGCCTGTTACTCATCGAACTCGTAAAAACTGACTTGGAATTCCGCTGGCAGCGTGATTTCGAGCCGCTAGAGATCGAACACTACGTCCGAGACTACCCTGAACTCGGGCTCGTCGAGCAACTTCCTTTGGAACTCTTGTACGAAGAGTTTCAGGCGAAAATCCAGGCCGGGCAACCCGTCTACGAGGAAGAGATTCGCGAGCGTTTTCCAGACAAGGCCGACGCGTTACTGGAATTGTTGGGCGGAATGGCGATCTCGGGTTCGCCAACCTGCACTTATTTCGCGGACACGCGACTGGCCGGACAACTGCCGGATACGCTCAAAGGCAATCACTCGGGGAGCCAAGCCCCCAAGAGCATCCAGCAGCAACTGGCAGATCTCCAACCGGGCGATTCGATTGAGGACTTTCAACTCGTCGCTTCGTTGGGCAGCGGTGCGTTCGCGCGTGTGTTTCTCGCCCGACAAGTCTCGATGGAACGGCTCGTAGCGCTCAAAATTTCAGCCACATCTGGACGCGAGCCACAGACGCTCGCTCAGCTCGATCATCCGAACATCATACGGGTCTTCGATCAGCGCGAGTGCCAATCGCCGCCCGCACGGCTCCTCTACATGGAAGTCGCCCCTGGGGGGACGCTGCACGACCTGCTGAAATTGCTCGCTCAAAAACGCAAATCTGTGGGAGGCATCAACTCGGCAGGGCAGGCGTTGCTGGATTCCATCGACTCACGATTGGCCACACTCGGGATGAGTCGGCCTGCTGATTCGTCGCGACGAGAACGAATTGAAAATGCTCCATGGGTAGAGGTAGCTTGTCTGTTGGGTTCTGAAATCGCCGAGGGCCTCGCCTACGCCCACAAGCGCGGCGTACTGCATCGCGACATCAAGCCAGCCAACGTGCTGCTTACCGCTGAGGCGACTCCGAAGCTAGCTGACTTCAACGTCAGTTACAACGGTGGACATGCTGAGGAGGACCCGAAGGACGCTTTCGGGGGATCGCTTGCGTACATGTCGCCGGAGCAGCTCGAAGCTTGCCACCCACTGCTGGGCGGTTCGCCTCAACTGGTCCGTGAATCGGCAGACATTTTTGCTTTTGGCGTGATGATGTGGGAGATGCTCACCGGAAAGCGTCCCTTTCGCGACGAGCTGGCCGGCTCACAGGGGGGTCAGCTAGCCCGCCTGCAACGCATGATCGAGATGCGTCTCAATACCGACTTCCAAGAACTTTCACGAGTTCTCCCCGACGACTGCCCGCCACCCTTACGCCGCACGCTCGAGCGTTGCCTGAACCCCGATAAAAAAGAGCGTTACCGCACAGCAGGACAACTCGCCCAAGCGCTCAGAGTTTGTCTCAACCCAAGAGCTTGGAAGTTGCTGGAGCCTCCGACCAGCGCAATCGGAAAGTTCGCTCTCGGCTGGCCCGTGATGTCGATGATGCTGGCAGGACTAATTCCGAACATCTTCATTGCCGTATTCAACTATCTCTATAACCGTTTGCGGATGAGTGGGGACTGGCCGGAACTCTATCAGCGATTCGATCACGTTCAGTTGATAATCAACTCGGTCGCTTTCCCGTTGGGAATCGGCATCATGGTTTGGGCAGGCCTGAGAGTCTCCCGGCAATTAAAGGAGCCCCCCTTACGCGAGAAGGCCGTGCATCGCGTGCTGTTATTCGGCAACTTCGTTGCGATGGTGCTCCTCTTCCTGTGGTCGGCTTCGGGAGCTGCTTTCCCGTTGGCGATTGCTTGGGGTAGCCCACTAAAGGAGGGTTGGGGATTTCACCTCCATTTCTTCACGTCGCTAGCCATCTGCGGACTGGGAGCGATCGTTTACCCCTATTTCATCATCACCGCTTTGGCAACGCGTTACGGTGTTCCAGCGCTGGTGCGGAACGAAATCGTTGAAGGTCCTGCTCAAAGCGACCTGGAGCGACTCAAGAAACTGAATCGAGTGTACCTAGCGCTCGCAGGCTTGGTACCTCTCCTGGCCCTGTTGCTACTGGCTTTGACCGGCACTCAACAATCGTGGGCGCTGATCGTCGCAAGTGGAGTGGGGCTCGTGGGACTCGCAGCAATGTTTTGGCTGGAGAGCCAAATCGGGCTGGATTTGGAGGCGTTGGAGACGATAACCGTCGATTAG